The Pirellulimonas nuda genome includes a region encoding these proteins:
- a CDS encoding menaquinone biosynthetic enzyme MqnA/MqnD family protein, translating to MRVGAVRYLNSKPLIHGLAGADGVDLLLDLPSRLADRLARRELDGALIPTIELLADPELMLVSDACVASRGPVRSVKTLFRRPPREVQKVALDEGSRTSAALLRVLLYNRFGIRPECISLPIGSGPESVRADAVLLIGDRAMGADPGQYAEVWDMGAEWRAWTGLPFVFACWAAWSGATREALAGVLGRARDAGVASLAQIAEAEAPPLGLLVGDALEYLTHSLHFRIEEEELAAMGRFAAYAAELGLIPHDPNLPRRLRTDYGRPTANR from the coding sequence ATGCGAGTAGGAGCCGTTCGGTACTTGAACTCCAAGCCGCTGATCCACGGATTGGCCGGCGCGGACGGCGTCGACCTGCTGCTCGACCTGCCTAGCCGGCTGGCCGACAGGCTGGCGCGGCGCGAGCTGGACGGAGCCCTGATCCCGACGATCGAGCTGCTGGCCGACCCCGAGCTGATGCTCGTCTCAGACGCCTGTGTTGCCTCGCGTGGACCCGTTCGCAGCGTCAAAACGCTCTTCCGCCGCCCCCCTCGGGAGGTGCAGAAGGTCGCGCTCGACGAGGGCTCGCGGACTAGCGCCGCCTTATTGCGTGTGCTGCTCTACAACCGGTTCGGCATCCGGCCGGAATGCATTTCGCTGCCGATCGGAAGCGGGCCGGAGTCCGTCCGGGCCGACGCGGTGCTGCTGATCGGCGACCGCGCGATGGGCGCCGATCCCGGCCAATACGCCGAGGTCTGGGACATGGGCGCCGAGTGGCGTGCTTGGACCGGCCTGCCATTTGTGTTTGCTTGCTGGGCCGCCTGGAGCGGCGCCACACGCGAGGCGCTGGCGGGTGTGCTGGGCCGGGCGCGTGACGCCGGAGTCGCCTCGCTCGCCCAGATCGCCGAGGCCGAGGCGCCGCCGCTCGGCTTGTTGGTGGGCGACGCGCTGGAATACCTTACTCACAGCCTGCACTTCCGCATCGAAGAGGAGGAGCTGGCCGCGATGGGGCGATTCGCCGCGTACGCGGCTGAGCTTGGCCTCATTCCGCACGACCCGAATCTGCCCCGCCGTTTGAGAACCGACTATGGTCGCCCTACCGCAAACCGCTGA
- the mqnC gene encoding cyclic dehypoxanthinyl futalosine synthase has translation MVALPQTADLHAVAAILEKAVAGERLTSGEALRLLREADLASLGRAADEVTRRLHPEKHRTYNIDRNVNYTNVCTAVCDFCAFYRRPKSPEGYVLSIEEILQKIEETVELGGEQVLLQGGLHPDFPLEWYEEMLGAIKQRFPQVNVHGFSPPEIHHFTKISKQPLEVVLSRLKSAGLGSLPGGGAEILVDRVRKEITRGKVLTDDWLNVNRVWHKLGGRSTATMMFGHVETLEERVEHLDRLRALQDETGGFTAFICWTFQPENTDMAQVAKAGAFEYLRTNAVARLFLDNFENIQSSWVTQGLKVGQLALLYGANDMGSLMIEENVVAQAGTVHFLTLRDIRNAISELGFAPRQRNVYYELLEERPIPEMEPPNGGGGRLPILPIVS, from the coding sequence ATGGTCGCCCTACCGCAAACCGCTGACCTGCACGCCGTCGCAGCGATCTTAGAGAAGGCAGTCGCCGGAGAGCGTCTGACATCGGGGGAGGCGCTGCGGCTGCTCCGCGAGGCCGACCTTGCATCCCTGGGCCGCGCCGCCGACGAGGTGACGCGTCGGCTGCACCCGGAAAAGCACCGCACCTACAACATCGACCGGAACGTCAACTACACCAACGTCTGCACCGCGGTGTGCGATTTCTGCGCGTTCTACCGCCGGCCGAAGTCGCCGGAGGGGTACGTGCTGTCGATCGAGGAGATCTTGCAGAAGATCGAAGAGACCGTCGAGCTGGGGGGCGAGCAGGTGCTGTTGCAGGGGGGGCTACACCCCGATTTCCCATTGGAGTGGTACGAGGAGATGCTGGGGGCGATCAAGCAGCGATTCCCCCAGGTCAACGTGCACGGCTTCAGCCCGCCGGAGATCCACCACTTCACCAAGATCAGCAAGCAGCCGCTGGAGGTGGTCCTCTCACGGCTGAAGTCGGCGGGGCTGGGGAGCCTACCGGGCGGGGGCGCCGAAATCTTGGTCGATCGCGTCCGCAAAGAGATTACCCGCGGCAAAGTACTTACCGACGACTGGCTCAACGTCAACCGCGTATGGCACAAGTTGGGGGGACGCAGCACGGCGACGATGATGTTCGGGCACGTCGAGACGCTGGAAGAACGCGTGGAACACCTCGATCGGCTACGCGCCCTACAGGACGAAACGGGGGGGTTCACGGCCTTTATCTGTTGGACCTTCCAGCCCGAAAACACAGACATGGCGCAGGTGGCCAAGGCCGGCGCCTTCGAGTATCTGCGGACTAACGCGGTCGCACGTCTGTTCCTCGATAATTTTGAGAATATTCAGTCGAGCTGGGTCACCCAGGGGCTAAAAGTGGGGCAGCTTGCCCTGCTCTACGGCGCCAACGACATGGGGAGCTTGATGATCGAAGAGAACGTGGTTGCCCAGGCCGGGACGGTCCATTTTCTGACGCTTAGGGATATCCGCAACGCGATTTCCGAGCTTGGTTTCGCGCCTCGCCAGAGGAATGTTTACTACGAGCTGCTTGAAGAACGCCCGATCCCAGAAATGGAGCCCCCGAATGGGGGGGGCGGGCGGTTGCCCATCCTTCCGATCGTGAGCTAG
- a CDS encoding putative ABC transporter permease subunit — MSSPAATIALPAGPAPPIEDLPSDDREARLFWRIRMLAGRTQMRQALGSARLRTSLVVGLSLFFWLGLFLLFYKGFDFLAYYVGRTGAVHAQTVGFVFHVFFASLNVMLVFSSGIILYGSLFHSDEARFLLSQPVRVGRLVLHKFQEAVAFSSWGFMLLATPMTIAYGLVVHAGWQYYLLILPLLASFVYIPCAVGALVCLLLVWKLPAIRYAVVVGAALVMIAFSSYSIYGAVSSPQAELFGSDWFQETLDRFRLTQQQWLPSSWLVGGLLDAAQAPNDRLGSLMLSEHPIVQSGMWLWVLASTALVCHLLVVQVGKICYRQAYSGLMCRDRRPRRERLAWIDRAAEILLRPFPTQVQLILLKDWRLLRRDPTQWTQFLIFFGLLGLYFLNIDRFGNGHGDINYLTWVNLVSFLNLAVVGLILSTFTTRFIFPMLSLEGRRFWVLGLMPVDRETIVLSKFVFAAFGSLVPCAALVLVSDLMLQVTTLVVVIHQLTNLLLCFGLASMAVGLGATMPDFREANPSKIAAGFGGTLNLVLSALYIIVIVVLTALPCHFYLIANHSPMSSPYLDPAWIRIWLVGGAGLAVALGLVATLWPLRAGIKAFKSVEFY; from the coding sequence ATGTCCAGCCCCGCCGCCACGATCGCGCTGCCCGCTGGCCCGGCGCCCCCGATCGAAGACCTCCCGTCGGACGACCGCGAAGCCCGCCTCTTCTGGCGGATTCGGATGCTGGCGGGGCGCACCCAGATGCGGCAGGCGCTCGGATCCGCGCGGCTGCGCACCTCGCTGGTGGTTGGGCTCAGCCTGTTCTTCTGGCTGGGGCTGTTCCTGCTGTTCTACAAGGGCTTTGATTTTCTCGCCTATTACGTGGGACGCACGGGCGCGGTGCACGCGCAGACCGTGGGGTTTGTGTTCCACGTTTTCTTTGCGTCTCTGAACGTTATGCTGGTGTTTTCTTCCGGCATCATCCTCTACGGCAGCCTGTTCCATTCGGACGAGGCCCGCTTCTTGCTGAGCCAACCGGTGCGGGTCGGGCGGCTTGTTCTGCACAAGTTCCAGGAGGCCGTGGCGTTCAGCAGTTGGGGCTTCATGCTGCTGGCGACGCCGATGACCATTGCGTACGGGTTGGTCGTCCATGCCGGGTGGCAGTATTACCTGCTGATCCTGCCGCTGCTGGCGTCGTTCGTTTACATCCCCTGCGCGGTCGGGGCGCTGGTCTGCCTGCTGCTGGTATGGAAGCTCCCCGCCATCCGCTACGCGGTCGTGGTTGGGGCAGCGTTGGTAATGATCGCCTTCTCTTCGTACTCCATCTACGGCGCCGTGAGCAGTCCGCAGGCAGAGCTGTTTGGCAGCGACTGGTTTCAGGAGACGCTCGACAGGTTCCGTCTAACGCAGCAGCAGTGGCTGCCCAGTTCCTGGCTGGTCGGGGGGCTGTTGGACGCTGCTCAGGCCCCCAACGACCGTCTGGGATCGCTGATGCTGAGCGAACACCCGATCGTCCAGAGCGGCATGTGGCTGTGGGTGCTGGCATCGACGGCCCTAGTGTGTCATCTGTTGGTCGTTCAGGTAGGGAAAATCTGCTACCGCCAGGCCTACAGCGGGCTGATGTGCCGCGACCGCAGGCCGCGACGAGAACGCCTCGCCTGGATCGACCGTGCCGCAGAGATCTTGCTCCGGCCGTTTCCGACCCAGGTGCAATTGATCCTACTAAAAGACTGGCGCCTCTTGCGACGCGACCCCACGCAGTGGACCCAGTTCTTGATCTTCTTCGGGCTGCTGGGGCTCTACTTCTTGAACATCGACCGCTTCGGCAACGGGCACGGAGACATCAACTACCTCACTTGGGTGAATCTGGTCAGCTTCCTCAACTTGGCCGTGGTAGGGCTGATCCTCTCGACCTTTACCACCCGATTTATTTTCCCGATGCTCAGCCTGGAAGGACGCCGGTTCTGGGTCCTGGGACTAATGCCCGTCGACCGAGAGACGATTGTGCTCAGCAAGTTCGTGTTCGCCGCGTTCGGGTCGCTGGTCCCTTGCGCGGCGCTGGTGCTGGTGAGTGATCTGATGCTCCAAGTGACGACGCTGGTAGTAGTGATCCACCAGCTCACCAACCTGCTGCTCTGCTTCGGGCTCGCGTCGATGGCCGTCGGGCTCGGCGCCACGATGCCCGACTTCCGCGAGGCGAACCCGTCGAAGATCGCTGCGGGTTTCGGCGGCACGCTCAACCTTGTGCTCAGCGCCCTCTACATCATCGTGATCGTGGTGCTCACCGCCCTCCCCTGCCACTTCTACCTGATCGCCAACCACAGCCCCATGAGCAGCCCGTACCTAGACCCCGCCTGGATCCGCATCTGGTTGGTGGGAGGCGCTGGGCTGGCGGTCGCCCTGGGCTTGGTTGCGACGCTCTGGCCGCTGCGAGCGGGGATCAAGGCTTTCAAGAGCGTTGAGTTCTATTGA
- a CDS encoding response regulator, with protein MPRSTYFVQECPTCGRNLQVRVEFMGKRVVCQHCGSQFDACESTNSESSASSSAIMLQRAEELLRSAEASGIGISSRMVD; from the coding sequence ATGCCGCGCTCAACCTACTTCGTCCAAGAATGTCCAACTTGCGGGCGCAACCTGCAGGTGCGTGTCGAGTTCATGGGTAAGCGGGTGGTATGTCAGCACTGCGGGTCTCAATTCGACGCGTGCGAATCGACCAACTCCGAGAGCTCGGCAAGCTCCAGCGCCATTATGCTGCAACGCGCCGAAGAGCTGCTCCGCTCGGCCGAGGCCAGCGGCATCGGGATCTCTAGCCGTATGGTGGACTAG
- a CDS encoding outer membrane protein assembly factor BamB family protein, whose product MRSTRLTALFLSALLTTAAASADDWPQFRGVGSSSIAAPTSLPTEWSTDTGAGIAWHADLPGKGVSSPIIVGGRVFVTASSGPREDRLHVLAFDAVSGKQLWHRQFWATGRTLCYRTSAVAAPTPASDGAHVFALYSSNDLVCFDLDGNLCWQRSLAEEHPGLGNDIGMASSPTVADGAVVVLCESQTASFSAAYEAADGAKRWEIARPKESCWTSPIAVDGGVCLQGEGGLTMLDPATGDVRWKQEMECAGISSPTAYGDLLFVSSGGLTAIDIAGDGAVAWRASGLQSSSPSPVVTDGLVLLLNRAGVLTGASATDGSPKLKLRLGGSFWATPVVVGDRAYLFNDAGAAFAVSLDGKGELLGKSEMGDAIYASPAVADGGLFVRSHARLWKIAATQTAHHQDTQGSDGRRL is encoded by the coding sequence ATGCGATCCACGAGACTAACGGCGTTGTTCTTGTCGGCATTGTTGACGACCGCTGCGGCGTCGGCGGACGATTGGCCTCAGTTCCGCGGCGTAGGTTCGAGCAGCATAGCGGCGCCGACCTCGCTGCCAACCGAGTGGTCCACCGACACCGGCGCCGGTATCGCATGGCACGCCGACCTCCCCGGCAAGGGGGTATCGAGCCCCATCATTGTTGGCGGACGCGTCTTTGTGACCGCATCGAGCGGCCCCCGCGAAGACCGGCTCCACGTGCTGGCGTTTGATGCTGTGTCTGGCAAGCAGCTCTGGCATCGGCAGTTTTGGGCCACCGGTCGGACGCTCTGCTACCGCACGTCGGCGGTGGCGGCCCCCACCCCGGCCAGCGACGGCGCTCACGTGTTTGCCCTCTACTCGTCCAACGACCTCGTTTGCTTCGATCTGGACGGCAACCTTTGCTGGCAGCGTTCGCTAGCAGAGGAGCACCCAGGGCTCGGGAACGACATCGGCATGGCGTCTTCGCCCACGGTGGCCGATGGCGCCGTCGTGGTGCTGTGCGAGAGCCAGACCGCTTCGTTCTCCGCCGCCTACGAAGCCGCCGACGGGGCCAAGCGATGGGAAATCGCCCGGCCAAAGGAATCGTGTTGGACGTCGCCGATCGCGGTCGACGGGGGCGTTTGCCTCCAGGGAGAGGGGGGCCTGACTATGCTCGATCCGGCCACGGGCGATGTCCGCTGGAAACAAGAGATGGAGTGTGCGGGGATTAGTTCCCCGACCGCGTACGGCGACTTGCTCTTTGTTTCTTCCGGGGGCCTGACGGCCATCGACATTGCCGGTGACGGCGCCGTCGCCTGGCGGGCCAGCGGCCTGCAGTCCTCGTCCCCCAGCCCCGTTGTGACCGACGGGCTGGTGCTGCTGCTCAACCGGGCCGGCGTGCTCACGGGCGCCAGCGCTACCGACGGCTCGCCCAAACTCAAGCTGCGGCTCGGCGGTTCGTTCTGGGCGACCCCTGTGGTGGTTGGCGATCGGGCGTACTTGTTCAACGACGCCGGCGCCGCATTCGCCGTTTCGCTCGACGGCAAGGGAGAACTGCTGGGCAAGAGCGAGATGGGCGACGCCATCTACGCGTCCCCCGCCGTTGCGGATGGCGGCCTGTTTGTGCGCAGCCACGCACGACTCTGGAAGATCGCGGCTACGCAGACCGCGCACCACCAAGACACGCAGGGTAGCGATGGACGACGTCTATAG
- a CDS encoding PQQ-binding-like beta-propeller repeat protein produces the protein MNSWPQWQGPHRNGLNDESGLLQTWSQGGPKLLWMSRAGGEGYAGPAVVGGKLFTMGARGGEEFVIAIDTATGNELWTAKIAPQAKHGWGVGPQGTPSIDNGRVYALGSQGTLVCVAADDGSEFWRTSMHDFGGKDPKWKFAESPLVDGDFVLCTPGGERGAIVALDKQSGDLRWQTESLTDPAHYSSIIPAQIHGHQQYVQLLDKQLVGLSPANGAVLWQHPWPGSTATIPTPIASGDKVYATCGYGVGCALVRIGEENTATEVYANKTMKNKHGGVILLDGALFGHSDGIGWVCQDFETGKLVWRERGALEMGGIGYADGRFYCVGEDTGDVVLIDASTDGWNERGRFTLSPQTQQRQSKGKIWTHPVIVNGMLFLRDQELIYCYDVRADQD, from the coding sequence GTGAACTCTTGGCCACAATGGCAGGGACCGCACCGCAACGGGCTCAACGACGAGAGCGGTCTGCTGCAGACATGGTCCCAGGGTGGCCCGAAGCTGCTCTGGATGAGCCGCGCCGGCGGCGAGGGGTATGCGGGACCGGCTGTGGTGGGCGGGAAGCTGTTCACGATGGGCGCCCGCGGTGGCGAGGAATTCGTCATTGCGATTGATACAGCGACCGGCAATGAGCTCTGGACCGCCAAGATCGCTCCCCAAGCCAAGCACGGCTGGGGGGTCGGTCCGCAGGGGACTCCCTCTATCGACAATGGGCGAGTCTACGCGCTCGGCTCACAGGGTACGCTAGTGTGCGTCGCGGCCGACGATGGTTCGGAGTTCTGGCGGACCTCCATGCACGACTTCGGCGGCAAAGACCCCAAGTGGAAGTTTGCCGAGTCGCCGCTCGTCGACGGCGACTTTGTGCTCTGCACGCCCGGCGGCGAGCGGGGGGCGATTGTGGCGCTCGACAAGCAGAGTGGCGACTTGCGTTGGCAGACCGAGTCGCTCACGGACCCAGCGCACTACTCTTCGATCATTCCCGCCCAGATCCACGGGCACCAGCAGTACGTGCAGCTCCTCGATAAGCAGTTGGTAGGCCTATCGCCCGCCAACGGCGCCGTGCTGTGGCAACACCCTTGGCCCGGATCAACGGCCACCATCCCAACGCCCATCGCTTCCGGCGACAAGGTCTACGCAACCTGCGGTTATGGCGTTGGCTGTGCGCTGGTTCGCATTGGCGAAGAAAACACCGCCACAGAGGTGTACGCCAACAAGACCATGAAGAACAAGCACGGCGGCGTGATCCTGCTCGACGGCGCCCTGTTCGGGCATTCGGACGGCATCGGCTGGGTGTGCCAAGACTTCGAGACAGGAAAACTGGTGTGGCGGGAGCGTGGCGCCCTAGAAATGGGGGGCATCGGCTACGCCGACGGCCGGTTCTACTGTGTTGGCGAAGACACCGGTGATGTTGTGCTAATCGACGCATCGACCGACGGCTGGAACGAGCGGGGCCGCTTCACCCTTTCGCCTCAGACACAACAGCGGCAATCGAAGGGCAAGATCTGGACCCACCCCGTGATCGTCAACGGCATGCTCTTCCTACGCGACCAAGAACTCATTTACTGCTATGACGTGCGGGCAGACCAAGACTAA
- a CDS encoding ABC transporter ATP-binding protein → MIEFLGVSRSYGAKLAVDSLDLSIGRGELFAMLGQNGAGKTTSIKMMVGLLQPGSGSVRIGGRDVVAETRLATSQIGYVPDQPFLYDKLSGREFLRFVAEMHGLSPSQARGAVARESTRFGLDDFIDELTESYSHGMKQRTVFASALLHDPQVLVVDEPMVGLDPQSIRLVKDMLRSQADAGAGVFMSTHTLAAAEEIADKIGVMKRGKLLFVGTLAELRAFSGEEHATLESLYLSLTADAAGAEPPPGP, encoded by the coding sequence ATGATTGAGTTTTTGGGGGTCAGCCGTAGCTACGGCGCCAAGCTGGCCGTAGACAGCCTCGACCTGTCGATCGGTCGCGGAGAGCTGTTCGCAATGTTGGGACAAAATGGCGCCGGCAAGACGACGTCGATTAAGATGATGGTCGGGTTGCTTCAGCCCGGGAGCGGTTCGGTCAGGATCGGCGGTCGCGATGTTGTCGCCGAGACACGGCTCGCCACAAGCCAGATCGGCTACGTACCGGACCAACCGTTTCTCTACGACAAACTCTCTGGACGCGAATTCCTCCGTTTCGTTGCTGAGATGCACGGTCTCTCGCCGTCGCAAGCGCGCGGGGCGGTCGCACGCGAGTCGACCCGGTTCGGTTTGGACGATTTCATCGACGAATTGACCGAGAGCTACTCGCACGGCATGAAGCAACGCACGGTGTTCGCCTCGGCCTTGCTGCACGATCCACAGGTGCTGGTCGTTGACGAACCGATGGTGGGGCTCGATCCTCAGAGCATCCGTTTGGTGAAAGACATGCTGCGTTCGCAGGCGGATGCCGGCGCCGGCGTCTTCATGTCGACCCACACGCTTGCCGCGGCGGAAGAAATCGCCGACAAGATCGGCGTGATGAAGCGGGGTAAGCTGCTGTTCGTAGGCACGCTGGCCGAACTACGTGCGTTCTCCGGCGAAGAACACGCGACGTTAGAATCGCTCTATCTCTCCCTTACTGCCGATGCCGCGGGGGCGGAGCCGCCCCCGGGTCCGTAG
- the aroA gene encoding 3-phosphoshikimate 1-carboxyvinyltransferase — protein MDDVYRVRPVAGPIVGAVRPPGSKSITNRALVCAALADGRSTLTGVLDSDDTRYMLAALQTLGFAMTVSDEGKTILLDGAGGRIPAIEADLFVGNSGTTIRFLTAMLTLGAGGFRLDGVARMRERPIEDLVAALNQLGARVRCEAENGCPPLWVHANGLPGGAASVRGDVSSQFLSGLMLAAPCAEAAVELTIDGVLVSVPYVEITRRVMSAFGAEASTGADYARIKVANTGYRAAHYGIEPDASAASYFWAAAAITGGRVTVQGLGADSIQGDVRFVDCLEQMGCRVESSDDSLTVEGASLRGIDVDMNGISDTVQTLGAVALFAEGPTTIRNVGHIRHKETDRIAALACELRRLGGMVEESETGLVIHPGPLRGAEVETYDDHRMAMSLALVGLRQKGVVIKDPGCTAKTYPNFFTDLEGIASGACPPV, from the coding sequence ATGGACGACGTCTATAGGGTGCGGCCCGTCGCGGGACCCATCGTCGGCGCAGTCCGTCCACCGGGCTCGAAGAGCATCACGAACCGGGCTTTGGTCTGCGCGGCGCTGGCGGACGGGCGATCGACGCTTACCGGCGTGCTCGATAGTGACGACACCCGCTACATGCTCGCTGCATTGCAAACGCTTGGGTTTGCAATGACAGTCAGCGATGAAGGTAAAACGATTCTGCTCGATGGCGCCGGTGGAAGGATCCCGGCGATCGAGGCCGACCTATTCGTCGGCAACAGCGGAACCACGATCCGCTTCCTGACCGCGATGCTCACCCTCGGCGCCGGCGGTTTTCGTTTGGACGGCGTTGCGCGGATGCGGGAAAGGCCGATTGAAGACCTAGTGGCGGCCCTCAATCAGTTAGGCGCACGGGTGCGCTGCGAAGCAGAAAACGGCTGTCCTCCGCTGTGGGTCCACGCCAACGGCCTGCCCGGGGGCGCCGCGAGCGTGCGAGGCGACGTGTCGAGCCAGTTCTTGAGCGGTTTGATGTTGGCCGCCCCGTGTGCAGAAGCGGCGGTCGAGCTGACGATCGACGGGGTGCTGGTCAGCGTCCCCTACGTCGAGATCACCCGCAGAGTGATGTCCGCATTCGGGGCCGAGGCCTCCACCGGGGCCGACTACGCCCGCATCAAGGTCGCCAACACCGGCTACCGGGCGGCGCACTACGGCATTGAGCCCGACGCTTCTGCGGCGAGCTATTTCTGGGCAGCCGCAGCGATTACCGGCGGCCGTGTAACGGTTCAAGGCCTAGGGGCGGATTCGATTCAGGGAGACGTGCGGTTTGTCGACTGCTTGGAGCAGATGGGATGTCGGGTCGAAAGCAGCGACGACTCTTTGACGGTCGAGGGGGCCAGCCTGCGTGGGATCGATGTCGACATGAACGGCATCAGCGACACCGTTCAAACACTGGGCGCCGTCGCACTCTTCGCCGAGGGGCCCACGACGATCCGGAACGTCGGGCATATCCGCCACAAAGAGACCGATCGCATCGCTGCACTGGCTTGCGAACTCCGCCGGCTAGGCGGAATGGTTGAGGAAAGCGAGACCGGGCTGGTCATCCACCCGGGCCCGCTGCGTGGCGCCGAGGTAGAGACCTACGACGACCATCGCATGGCGATGAGCCTCGCGTTGGTGGGATTGCGTCAGAAGGGGGTGGTCATCAAAGACCCCGGCTGTACGGCCAAGACCTACCCCAACTTTTTTACTGATCTAGAAGGCATTGCGTCCGGCGCCTGCCCGCCGGTCTGA
- a CDS encoding YdjY domain-containing protein, producing MSPEHRIWIDVAKRRVYMDGVVSLREGVLEMFACTRHTKEHESIVAAETKAFLAHAALLRVGAKSGKPFHFKDGEYFAPTGDEIEVTVQWLGKNGKMQSAPAQSWVRDLRSKKPMTLPWVFGGSGFYVDEATGTRHYQAESGDFICVSNFSTAMLDVPAESSQSNDGLLFEAFTERIPPLGTPVRLVLQPKSAEKQESSQGSKAATTDAKEQ from the coding sequence TTGTCGCCAGAGCACCGTATCTGGATCGACGTAGCGAAGCGACGTGTCTACATGGATGGCGTTGTTTCACTGCGTGAGGGGGTGCTGGAGATGTTCGCCTGCACGCGGCACACCAAAGAGCACGAGTCGATCGTCGCTGCCGAAACCAAGGCGTTCCTGGCGCACGCGGCCCTATTGCGGGTCGGCGCCAAGTCGGGCAAGCCGTTCCATTTCAAGGATGGAGAGTATTTTGCCCCGACCGGCGACGAGATCGAGGTCACCGTTCAGTGGCTGGGCAAGAACGGCAAGATGCAATCGGCGCCCGCACAAAGCTGGGTACGCGATCTCCGGTCCAAGAAGCCGATGACGCTTCCCTGGGTGTTTGGCGGCAGCGGGTTCTACGTCGACGAGGCGACCGGCACGCGGCACTACCAGGCGGAATCCGGCGATTTCATCTGCGTGTCGAACTTCTCGACGGCGATGCTCGACGTGCCGGCCGAGAGTTCTCAAAGCAACGACGGGCTGCTTTTTGAGGCGTTTACGGAGCGCATCCCCCCCCTGGGCACGCCGGTCCGTCTGGTGCTTCAACCCAAATCCGCCGAAAAGCAGGAAAGCAGCCAGGGCTCCAAGGCCGCCACGACAGACGCAAAAGAACAATAG
- a CDS encoding YggS family pyridoxal phosphate-dependent enzyme: protein MGEDQLRAIVRRNLERVRAEVANAAAEAGRDAAEITLVGVSKYVDATATAVLVDAGLCDLGEARPQQLWDKASDPRLAPMAPVRWHLIGHLQRNKADRTVPLAALVHSVDSGRLLAAVDKAAAAAGKRQAVLLEINCSGDSEKYGLAPAEAIDLVEQAGGMAGVSLQGLMTMGAREGGTTVARRNFADLRELRDNLVSESGVTLPILSMGMSGDFREAILEGATHVRIGSALWTGVDPWSRQ from the coding sequence ATGGGAGAAGATCAGCTTCGTGCCATCGTGCGTCGGAACCTTGAACGCGTGCGGGCAGAAGTGGCCAACGCGGCCGCTGAGGCGGGGCGCGACGCGGCTGAGATCACTTTGGTGGGCGTCTCGAAGTACGTCGACGCCACCGCCACGGCCGTTTTGGTTGACGCAGGCCTTTGCGACTTGGGCGAGGCCCGGCCGCAGCAGCTTTGGGACAAAGCGTCGGACCCTCGTCTGGCGCCGATGGCGCCTGTCCGATGGCACCTGATCGGCCACCTCCAACGCAACAAGGCGGACCGCACCGTGCCGCTGGCGGCTCTGGTCCACAGTGTCGACAGCGGACGTCTGTTGGCCGCGGTCGACAAGGCCGCCGCCGCGGCGGGAAAGCGTCAGGCGGTGCTGCTGGAGATCAACTGTTCGGGCGACTCAGAAAAGTATGGACTAGCGCCTGCCGAAGCGATTGACCTAGTCGAGCAGGCCGGCGGGATGGCTGGCGTCAGCCTGCAGGGCCTGATGACGATGGGCGCCCGCGAAGGGGGAACCACAGTCGCTCGACGCAACTTTGCCGACCTGAGAGAACTACGCGATAATTTAGTTTCCGAGTCCGGCGTCACGCTCCCGATCCTCTCAATGGGCATGTCGGGAGACTTCCGCGAAGCGATCTTAGAAGGCGCCACCCACGTCCGGATCGGGTCGGCCCTCTGGACCGGCGTCGATCCTTGGAGTAGGCAGTAA